The following is a genomic window from Neurospora crassa OR74A linkage group III, whole genome shotgun sequence.
CTTCTGCAGCTTCTTAGCTGCAACCTTGAGGAATGCGAGGTTGGAATACCAGCCGTAAAGACCGTGTTCTTCAGCCATCTTGTTCTGGTATTCGAATCCTCGTACTGGTGTGACCCCGggtcctccctcttcctctgcgGCAGAGATGAACTCAATTGAAGGCTTGTGCCCGTGGAACGAGGGAGATGGATAGTTGTTGAGGGGATACAGAATCCTGTTATCCACGATCCGAGGGAAAATGTTGTGTATTTCTTTTGTGAATCCGTCGAATGTCTCTGGAAGGGGGCCCAAAAATGTCGAGTAAAAGTGACACAGCATGTCGAGCTGAGAGTGTATGAGCAGGATAGGTCGTCTGAGCCTGTTTCTATCCTCAGCTGCTCTAAGTCTGTCGCGGAAAGCCGAAATAAGTTGATTTCGCAAGTCACGATCCACCACCGATACGTATGCCAAGCATAGTTCGGGCTCGATGTCGTTGGCAAATTGTCCCCCGAGGAGGGCCTCCACCACGTAGAGAAATCCTGCAAGAACAAACGTTAGTGGAACCAGAAAGGCCTGGGTGTCATGAAGTGCTATTGGAGTCGCTTACCTGACTGTCGCGCCAGTGCAATGCGGCGGTTCGTCAATCTCTGTGAGCATCGATCAGTAAAACAGTCCTAAACTATTGAATTGTGGCTGTTTCCCTGACCTCAATGGTGAGCTCTGTGCGACTGAGCTTCGTGATCTGCATGATTCGATTGTCATCTCTAAGAGTTGCGCGACAGTCATCAAAGCAGGAGTAGACAAGTTGGCAGATGAGTCCAACTTGAAGGCTAGTAAGCCGTTCGCCTGAGGGGGTTGCTAAGTCAAGAGTTTTGTCCTGTAAAGGAAAGCGGGCATGAGCTTGATGACCAGCAAGTCGACAGACAAAATCAGAAGGAGTCATCGTACCTCTTCTTTCAGCCAAGATGTGATCTGCTCATTGGCCCATGCCCGAAATTTCTGGGACTCGGCATCTAGTTTGTTGATGTCCAATGGCTTCTTGGTCTCCCAAGGCTGGAGGAAACGCTCCTCGACTGTTTGCGCCTCCCAGCGGGCCAAGTAAGGAACACCCCGTTCCCAAGCTTCGTTAAAACCCCAGCCGTTTGTCGCCAACTGTTGAAGGGTGTCGTATGAAAAGGAAAACGTTCGATTGACGGTCTTTGCGATGAGTTCCGCCTGGATATTTGCAGAAAGGAACCAAGGGGTGATGGCAAAGTTGAAGCTGCGCGCAGAGTATGCTGAGACTCGGAATGTCAGTTACCTCGGTGAACACCCAGGCTAAGAGATTGCCATCGTACGTACCCTTTTGCTTCTCGTCGTATTGGAGGCAAGTAAGGCCAATCTTGGTGATGTGGTAAATCTTGGAGTGATTTACCAATTCGCGGTAGAGCTCCTCCTTGGTCAGGTTAGCTTTGACGACAGCATCGGGATAACCGATTACAGAAAGCGAAATGAACTCGGCATCGGCAATCGCGTCAAGGATAGTGGGTAGATGGCCCCAGAAGTTGACGTTGTCGACCTCCATTTTGACAGAGATCAGGATCGAAGCCGCGATCTAGATGTCCATCAACATAAGTTTTGAGCCTGATGCGAGCAGATCTTGCGAAGTTGAATGCCTAACGACCCTGGAGGAAGGATGATGGTAGGAAAACAATGTTCGAACGCCGAGGTGGGGTGAAAAGGTAATGAAACCCCCGTGAGGAAAATCCCAAGTGTCCTCACTGCCCAGGCATCGCGGTAGACGCGACTTCCGCTATCGGCTTGCCTTCGTCGTACCTTCCTCGCGAACTGGAAGCTGTGCCTGTCACTTCCGTGTGCTGCAGTTCCTTCTTCGTTTGCGACGGGAACGTCACCGACGGACACCTGCCCAGTCCTGCCTGTTTGGTGCCTTGACCGTCCCATAGTATGTTTCATGATGTATCATGATGTATCTGCCGGAACATCAGATGAAGGAAGAGTAGGGAATGTCACCCGGCCAATCGAAGTACCGGGGAAAGATAGAAAAACGGGCAGAGTATCACGTCTGGTTAAGATAATGAAATGAAGTCTTACTGGTATATCGTCTATCACGGGTCGTCAAGCCAGAACGAGAATATCGTTGGCGCTCTTTGACCTATTTTCTCTGGCATATCAaggctctctctctctgccttTCTTGTTCATCACTGGCCCTACGAAGCGCCATCCCTTCTAAATGCTATCCACCAAAGAATCCAACCAGACAAAAACAACGTCACAGCTCATCGCCTTTAGGCCCAGAACTCCTCCAGTGCTCAGAAAGATGCCCAATTCCATGcagaaaataattaaaaggaaaagaagtgaGTTACGCAGGGACCACCCCTCTGTTGGCACTGTATCCCGAGTTGCTGTCTTCTTCTAGTCAACGCCCGCATACAAATCGACAACAATGTTTACGGCCGCCACGAGAATCTCGGCAGCAATAAGGACAATCACTATAAAGTAGTTAGCATGATCCCAGGATGTTGTTGAGGGTGTATGTGTGCATGGCCGCTTACCGATCCACTCTAGTTTCTCTCCGTGACCGTGAGTTAGCTGGTCCTTGAGAACAGCCAACAGATCGGCAATGACATCCATACGCTCTGTCAGCAACTTGACACGCTGGTCCATCTCGAGGTAACTGCGCACGGCCTTGTACAATGGTTCGAGTTGTGGCTCGACCCAGAACAGCTCCGGTGTATCGAGGACGGAGCCGTTTAGGTGAATGTTGACACGCAATATGAAGAGCTCTCCAATTTGCATATTGATCTGTTGCCGGCTGAGGTCGATCTTGCCCGTCAATGCAATCTGCGTGGGGATGTCCTTGCATGTCTCGATGGTTGAGGCAATGAGTTCTTCAAAAAGAGACGTCTATGTGATAGGGTTAGCCAGCAGTCTTACGTCAGGCACAAAGTATAGTAAGGTGAGAAACCAACCTTCACACTCTGGGCGAGAGCGTGGGAAATGGCCAGTTTCGTCATGTAGTTGTTCTTGTCTCGCAAGGTAATGAAGTCGTTGTAGATCCGGGCCTGGTACTCGTGTGTATAGTAAAAGTTGAAGTACTCCGTCTCCGTATCGTCCGGCCCCAACTTTTCCAACTCGAACTTTGCAATCTCCTTTAGGAACCGCTGTTCTTGGGCAACCGACATGCCCCATATTACCACCACACCGTACTCAAAGAGGAAGACTTCCGGAGTGTGGACTTGAATGTCGAAATCAGCCAGCGGGTCATCCGACACAGCGTTCTCGTCGCTGATGACCCCTTGGGCCACCATGTCCTGAACACCTTCCCTGGAGGTGCTGCCTCCATTGAGATTGAGACTGATCAGGTCCTCTGTACTTTGATAACCACTGCTGTCACCTTGCGTCACCTCGCCGGTGGAATGTCTGCGAGAATGTATCGGGTCAAAAAGCCCCAGCTGTTGTTGCTCCTGGGCTTCTGCCTCGGCCCGGTTGTTCTCAGCCGCCTGCTTGGGATTGTAGCTATAAGGAGTGTAGATGCACTCGTCGATCAACTTTGGGTTTGCGCCCCGACTCTTGGATCTGCTCTTGAGGAACCGCATAAGGCCGTCCATCTGGTACCTACTAGCTGTGCAGTACGCCGTCACTCTGGGCAGCCTGTCGCGATCCGCCTTGCCGAGGCGCGCAGCATCACGACGGGCCGTGGGATCCTTGATACGGGTGTACTGCGAGTATACGTCGCGACCGGACTCCTCGTCGACGCCATCTTCCTCCAGCTCTGGGTTGGGTAACAGCTTGAGCTTCTGGGCGTTCTTGGTGCTACGTTGGGGGCCGATCTTGGGCAGGTGAGTGTTGCCAGCAGACGTATAGGGCAGGCCGGAATTGTGGTTGGTTCCGATAGTACCGCCGCTGTTCCGTCGTCGCATCTTGCCATTCAAGGCCGATAACATGGGggggccgccgccgagacCACCAGTGCTAATGGCGGAGGAACTTGAAGGGGACATTGGCGGATGCGGTAGGCTTGGATGCGAGGCGCGGGCCTGACGGTAGGCTGCCTCGGGCTCGATGGTCTTGGTAACGGGATTGGGGTTGAAGGTGACAGTTCGTTGCGGTCTCGTGGGACGGCTGACGTCGGGCGATGATGGTGTCGTAGTGGGGAGGAGCGGTGTATTCTCTGACGGCGTAGTGTTCTCCATTGTGAATGTCGTCGCAATCGACTagttggttgttgtggtgggtGCTGTTTTGTGGTAGACCTGGGTTTTATGCGTCTCGTGTGTTTTTGCTGAATCACCGATGGAGGACTGGTCGCACGAAGGGAACAAGCAAACTGGAGATATCGACAAGGCCACCTCAAGCGCCAACGTGGATCTCTGGAGAAGCCAAAAACAATGGGTATTTATTCTGTATATCAACACACCACACTCAAGCGGGAAAAAATGCGATGCTCGCTGGTTGGGCCAGAAAAGAACAGAAAAAGATCAGAAACACGAATCGTCGGCCGTTGTGGCGGACGGTGATGGAGGCGTCTGCGGAGTagttttggtggtggtggtggtggtggtgg
Proteins encoded in this region:
- a CDS encoding sporulation protein RMD1, with amino-acid sequence MENTTPSENTPLLPTTTPSSPDVSRPTRPQRTVTFNPNPVTKTIEPEAAYRQARASHPSLPHPPMSPSSSSAISTGGLGGGPPMLSALNGKMRRRNSGGTIGTNHNSGLPYTSAGNTHLPKIGPQRSTKNAQKLKLLPNPELEEDGVDEESGRDVYSQYTRIKDPTARRDAARLGKADRDRLPRVTAYCTASRYQMDGLMRFLKSRSKSRGANPKLIDECIYTPYSYNPKQAAENNRAEAEAQEQQQLGLFDPIHSRRHSTGEVTQGDSSGYQSTEDLISLNLNGGSTSREGVQDMVAQGVISDENAVSDDPLADFDIQVHTPEVFLFEYGVVVIWGMSVAQEQRFLKEIAKFELEKLGPDDTETEYFNFYYTHEYQARIYNDFITLRDKNNYMTKLAISHALAQSVKTSLFEELIASTIETCKDIPTQIALTGKIDLSRQQINMQIGELFILRVNIHLNGSVLDTPELFWVEPQLEPLYKAVRSYLEMDQRVKLLTERMDVIADLLAVLKDQLTHGHGEKLEWIVIVLIAAEILVAAVNIVVDLYAGVD